GGTCGACAACGGAGTAGCGAAGCTGTTCGTTCCGGTCGGGTCGTTGTATGCCGTCGGAGTGGACGTAGAATTGCTCATATACGTATCAGCACCGCTCACGCCCCATTGTTCGAACGACAGGCGGATACCGTCTTCGTAGTAGCTCTGTGCCGTACCGCCGCCTACATTGAAGTTGTTCAGACGGGCCTCCGCACGGAGGAATGCCACTTCGGCAGCGTTCATCCACATAATCGGGTCGTTTCTGCCAATCCGAGCACCTGAATACGCATGGTTATAACTTCCTAATGAAGTCAGGTCGATGCTGCGGCGTACACCTACGTAAGGCATATCGTCAAACTCAGACTCCACGAAATAAACCGAACGGCGCGGGTCTTCATATCCGTTCATGTAGCAAATGATGTCGGCTGCAGCGTGTGTGTCACCGCCGCTTTCGTCACCTTCGTTGTTATAACGGGTTGCCGTATAAAGCGGATTTTCGGTAGCTCCGAAGTAGTTCCATTGCGCATTGTCCGCATTGGTTTCAATCACTCCCCCGTTCGCTTCGTTGGTAGCGTCTTCAGCCCATTGCTGTGCCTTCGCACGGTCTGCATACAAAAGGCGCATCGCCAGACGCAGCTTCATCGAATTGGCGAATTTAATCCATTTTGTCAAGTCGCCGCTATATACATAGTCGGCAGTAGCAGACAATGCTGCTTCCGGATTCTCCTGCAAGGTCTTTACGGCATCACTCAGTTCCACGAACATCGTGTCGTAAACCATTTCCTGCGCATCGTAAGGAGTAGTCACAGAGCCGTCCGCACCGATTTTCGAATACGGAATAGGACCGTATGCGTCCGTAACGCGGCTCATGGAAGTCACTTTGATAATTTTGGCGATAGCAAGAGGAACGGGATTGCCCAATTGAGTAGCCAAGTTTTCTACCAATGTCAGGTTGGTATAAAGAACCGGAATGATGCGATCTGATTTCAAGAATACGTTTGTCCAGTTATCTGTAGCGTTAAAGTTCTCAATCGTATTGTTGAATCCGGTATTTGTAGTTGCGAGATATCCGCCAGCCGGTCCACCTAAAAGGCAGTCGGTGAACTGGGTCGTATTAACGTCCGATGATACGACACAACTGGCAAGACCGTTCATGGCAGATCCTAAGATATAGTCATCCGCCTGCATTTCGTCTCCGTTCGGCTCATAGGGATTGGAGTTGATGTCCAGATAATCACCTGTACAAGCTGTACCTGCCACTGCCAACGAGACAATCAAGAATTTATTTAGTAAACTTCTCATAGCGTGTTCGTTTTAGAATTTTAAAGTTACACTACAACCAATGTTACGGGTAGAAGGCATCATGAAGTAGTCGATACCTTGATAGAAATTATTCGTAGAAGCCACGTTTTCGGGGTCGAACGGAGCCTTGCAATACAACATCCACAAGTTACGTCCTACCAACGAAATGCTCAGGTCGCATACATCGCCCAGCATCTTGCGCGGGAATGTATAACCGATAGAGGCTTCCTGCAAGCGTACGTTTGTCGCAGAATACGTATAATACTGTGCCACAGCATCGCCGCTACCGATTGCGCGATACCAAGCTTCCGGATTTACCTGATCGGTTCCGTTTACCAAGACATAGCCTTGGTCGCGGGCGTCAGCCGAAGCTTCAGATACTCCGTAATCATCCAACACAGCCTGTGTACGAGAGAATACCACGCCACCCAGACGGGCTGAAATCATAAAGCCGAAACGGAAATTGCCCCACGTAAAGTCGTTGCGCCATGCCATATTTGCTTTCGGCAATACGCTGCCCAACTTGATGTAGTCATCCGAGTTTGCGATAGTTTCTGCTGTCAAGTTGCCGTTGGCATCCACGTAGATATCACCGTTCACGTCACGTTTCAACTGACGGTTTGAGTAAACGTCACCCATCGAACCGCCTTCACGCAACAAGAATACTGCCGACCCTAAACCGCCCATATCCAAGGTGCTGATAGAGAATTGCTCGCCGGTTGCCGGATTAATGGCGTTATCAGCCAATTCCAGAATCTTGTTCTTGTTGGTAGAGAACGTGTAGTTGCTACTCCACGTAAACTTGTTCCAAGTCTTTTCATAACCCAATGCCAACTCGATACCGGAGTTACGTACGGCACCGGTCTGGATATACAGGTTCGAATAACCGGATACACCCAATTCCGGGTTAAAGGTCTGGTTTTCTGTCACTGTATTATAATAAGTAAGGTCCAAGTTGAAATCCTTGAAGAAGCGTATGGTCAAACCGGCTTCCCATGATTTGGTACGTTCCGGCTTCAAGTTATATACCGGATACTGGGTAGTATTATTCCATTGGCCTGAACTTGAGTTCCATTCGTAAAGCGGATTGGCAATGTAGCGTTGGAACGCTGTACCTACTGATGCGAATGAACCGCGCACTTTCAAGTACGACAGATAATCCTTGTTTACATTCGGCATCAATTCGCTCAGCAAAGCGGAAACACCGACAGAAGGATAGAAGAACGACTTGCTGGTAGAGTTCGGTCCTGCCAACTGCGAAGGCCAGTCATTACGTCCGGTCAATGTCAGGTAGTAAGTGCTCTTGTAGCCCACCTCGGCAGAAGCGAAGATAGATTGGGTTTGTTCGCGCCAACCGGTCTGCAAGGGACGGGTACGAGTCTTACTCAAATTCTGTACGTTGAACACGTTAGCCAAGCCCGGCTGCTCACCCGTAAAGTTCTCGTCAGCAATCGGTCCGCGCACTTCCAATACATCCGAACGCATATCGGTGAACGAAGTACCGATATTTGCCGACAGGCTCCAGTCTTCGCCGAAAGTCTTGTTGATATTCACCAGGAAGTCGGCATACAGCTGCTTGTCAGTACTCTTGGCGATGGTGTACAAACCGCGCGTAGACGATTCGGTCATCTGCGTATTGGTACCTGCATAATATTTTTCGGTATAATCGTTTGTAGAGCTATCCCAACGTACACGGCCGCTTACGCTCAACCAGTCCAGAATCTGGTAATTCAGGCTGGCGTTCAGCATGTAACGGTCCTTGTTGTTGTTACGAAGCTGGCGGTAGTTCACCCAATACGGGTTCTGCATGACCATACCTGCATCGCCTACGGGCCAGTACTGCGTGTTCAGCTTGCGCACCGGGTCATAGCGTTCGTACATCTTGATGTCTTCCCAGTCGTTGCCGCGCGGGAACAGGTAAGCACCTACAATCGGGTTGTTGTACGGACCCTGGTTCACCATGTTCTGGTCTTTCTGGATGATGTAAGACGCGCCTACATCCAAGGTCATCTTGTCATTCAAGAACTTGGTGGTGTTGCGGAACGTAAAGTTGTAACGCGCATATTTGTTGTTGGGAACGACACCGCGCGAATTGACAGCCGCAGCCGAAGCGTAGGTCTGGTTCTTGTCGGTACCGGTAGAGAGTGAAACACTTTCCGTACCGATAATACCGGTCTGCAAATAATCGCTCAACGGGTCATAACCGGTATAGTTGGAACTGTTCAACAGTTTGCCCCAGCTACGCACCTGATCGTTGGCAGCCAATGAACTTCCGGTTCCATACTTATTCTGAAAACGCGGAGCCACAAACGTGTTCTGGAATTCCGTGTTGCTGTTTACCGTGATGCTCAGACGTCCTTCCTTACCTTTCTTGGTCGTAATGACGATAGCACCGTTGGCAGCGTCCGAACCATACAATGCGGCAGCGGCTGCACCGGTCAGGACTGACATCGATTCGATGTCTTCGGGGTTGATGTCGGCAATCGGTTCGGTAGCACCTTTCGAGTCGAATCCTGTACCTCCTTCGCTGGTAGCCGAATACATCGGCACACCGTCGATGACATACAAGGCATTGGATGACTGCATGATGGATTTCGTACCACGCATCACTACCTTCGAGATACCGCCCACACCGGAAGAAGAAGCGTTGATGTTGACACCGGCAACCTTACCGCTCAACGAATTGACAAAGTTCGCATCCTTGTTGCGGGTAATGTCATCCGAATTTACCTGCTGCACGTTGTAAGACAATGCTTTTTCCGCACGCTTGATACCCAAAGCGGTTACCACCACTTCTTCCAGCACTTCGGAATCTTCTTCCATCGTCAGGTTAATGGTAGTCAGTCCGGCTACCGCCATTTCTACGGTCTTATAACCGATGTAAGAGAACTGCAGCGTAGCGGTCTCCGGCACGGTTACCGTAAAATTACCATCCAAGTCGGTGATAGAACCGTTCGTTGTCCCTACTTCCAACACGCTCACACCAATCAACGGAATACCCGCCGCATCAACAACCGTACCGGTCACAGTCTTGGTGTCTGCCTGTTGATCCGACTGAACCGATGCAGAAGCAGTGGAAGGCGAGGAAGTCTTAGACAAATAGACCACGTTCTCATCAACTCTGTACTCGATGCCTTTACCCGCAAGTGCCTGTTCCAACACTTCTTCCACCGAAGCGTCTTGGGCGTTGACAGACTGGACCTGTGTATCGGCAAGGTCATCATCGTAAAAAAATTGATACTGAGATTGTGATTGAATCTGCTTAATCACTGTCCCTAAGGGAGCATTCGATAAAGCAATATTCAACTGCGCCGCGGTGAACTGCGATGGCACCGTAATAAGCGCAGACAACACCAATGCCCGGAGTAGCTTCTTCGAGCATTTGCAAGATTTTTTGCTTCTCATACCTGCTTTTTTAAGGTTACACATTAAGTTAGTTACTATTAATTTTTAGATTTATTGTTAAAGTATTAAGTCTATCCGGCGGATAAACAAAATCAATCTTATAACAAGTTCGCAAGACAAAACACTTACCCTACTATGCATTTTTTCGTCATTTCTGCCCTTTGCGGTTCAAAATTCCGGCTGATATGCCCTCTTTCGTCCTATTTTATCCTGCATTTATGTGCGCATTTTACTAAGGAACGCCCGCATCCGCGCGTGCGACTGCCCATGCCAGAAGATACAAACGGTCGTATTCACAAACAGAAGCGGACATCACCGACTATGCGGACAACAATGCTTGATTCCCAATGCAAGTTTGTTTAGCAGATACGAATCAATGTATGATTGAAAGGTTCAGTTTCTGCTTCAGGCTGTATTCTTTTTATGTTCTCCAATTCAAAACCGTATGGTTTCCATATCGAAAACATACGGTTTCCATATCAAGAACGTACGGTTTCCATATGGAAACCATAAAAGGATGCCGTCCGGATTGACAATACAGCCCTATCAGAAACTCCAACTATTTTGATAGTTTTTGGAATTTATAATAGAACAGAATTAATTCGCAAAAAAATGGAATGAAACACAGAGACACGGAGGCACAGAGTTTTTTTCATTATCAATTAATCCTCCGTATCTCTGTGCCTCTGTGTTCAATGAAAGACTCACACGGATTTTTCACATTTAATTTCTGATTGACTATAAATGCTGGAGGAAGTATAGAAATTCAGAACCGCAGCCCTTTCAGCCTCTCGCGGAGGAATTTCAGCGCCTTATACATGTGCGCCTCTACCGTGCGCAAGGAAATGCCCATCACGTCGGCAATGTCCTTGTTCTTCATTTCGTGCAGGTAGCTCAGCTTGAAAACCTCCTGACACTTATCCGGCAATCCGTTAATGGCACGGCGAAGCTCCGCACGCAATTCCTGATTCTCTATCCGGCTGATTACGTCCGCATGGTCGGGCTGGTAATAATCAATCTTTTTCTGATAGAACTCCACCTCCTCGGCATTGTAGTTTTCCGCCACTGCCCTATGCTTCAGCAGATTGAGCGATTTGGTATAGACCGAACGGTACAGGAATGACTGGATCTGGTCGCCTAGCTCTACCGTATCCTGCCTCCGCCAAATTTCCACGAACACATCCTGAACGATGTCTTCAGCGTCAGCTTCTCCAACAAGGCGTGCCGCATAAAACAACAATCCCGGATAATAACGCCTGAACAATGCCTTATATGTCTTCTCGAATTCCTCCGTCATTCCAATCCCGTTAAGATTAACATCATGCAAATGTAATCAATTGTAAAGAAATGTGCAAAACAAAATAAGTGTTTTTCGCTTGCCGCTTGTTTTTATTTATGAATGTCCGCAATACACCCCTACAGGCAATCGGGCAAATGAGGACATTCATATTTTTATTTTATGAACTGCAAATCCAACATTCAAACACGAATATTATGAAACTGAAAGCCACTCCGATTTATGCTTTTCTTTTTGCGCTGGCAGCATGCAGCACTCCCCCCCAACCTTCTGAGGAAGACCTGACCCAATATGTCAATCCGTTTATCGGCACCGATTTCACAGGAAACACCTATCCGGGCGCGCAAGTGCCTTTCGGCATGGTGCAGCTAAGCCCTGATAACGGCTTGCCCGGCTGGGACCGCATCGCCGGTTATTTCTATCCCGACAGCACGATAGCCGGATTCAGCCACACGCACCTGCTAGGGACAGGAGCGGGCGACCTGTACGACATTTCGTTCATGCCCGTCACCCTGCCTTACAAAGAAGCCGAAGCCCCCTTGGGCATCCACTCGAAATTCTCGCACGAGAACGAAGAGGCATACGCCGGATATTACCGGGTGAAGCTGGATGACTATGACATCAACGTGGAGCTGACTGCCACCGAACGGTGTGGCGTGCAGCGTTACACGTTCCCGAAAGCCGAGTCTGCCATCATCCTCAACCTGGCGAAATCCATGAACTGGGACGCTACGCAAGACACCTACATCGAAGCCGTCGACTCGGTGACCGTCCGCGGCTACCGCTACTCGAACGGCTGGGCACGCAACCAGAAGGTTTATTTCTGCACCCGCTTCTCCCGCCCGTTTGCACAAATGAAGGTAGACACCGTAAACGTCCCGCGGGAGGACAAAGGCTATGACAGAGGGCTTATCGTCCGTTTCGAATACCCCACACAGGAAGGCGAGCAGATAACCCTTGCCACTGCCATCTCAGGCACAGGCATGGAAGGCGCCCTAAAGAACCTGCAAGCGGAAGCGCCGGACAACGATTTCGACACGTACCTGCAAAAGGCCAAAGCCGCCTGGAACAAGGAATTAAGCAAAATCAAGATAGAAACCGACGATGCAGACACACGTACCGTATTCTATACGGCACTGTATCACAGCATGCTGGCACCTACTATCTACAGTGACGTAGACGGCTTGTATTATGGACCAGACGGAGAAAACCACCAGGCAGACGGCTGGACCAATTACAGCACCTTCTCCTTGTGGGACACCTACCGTGCCGCTCATCCGCTCTTTACCCTCACCCAGCCCGAACGCACCAACGACATGGTAAAGTCACTCATCGCTTTTTACGAACAGAACGGACGCCTGCCCGTATGGAATTTCTACGGAAGCGAAACGGACATGATGATCGGCTACCATGCCGTAGCGGTCATCGCCGACGCTTACCTGAAGGGCATCGGTGACTTTGATGCCGAAAAAGCGTTGGAAGCCTGCGTGAAAACCGCCAATATCGACGAATACCGCGGCATCGGCGTGTACAAGCAAAAAGGATATATCCCCTACGACATGCACGACCCGTATAACAACGACGGCTGGTCGCTCTCGAAAACGCTGGAATACGCGTTCGACGATTACTGCATTGCCAAAATGGCAGAAAAGATGGGCAAAGCAGACCTCGCCAACGAGTTTTATGCCCGCTCACAGAATTACCGCAACGTGTACAATCCTGCCACTTCCTTCATGCAGCCGCGCGACACGAAAGGCGGGTTCATCCCCGATTTCGATGCCGAAGACTATACGCCCAACATCTGCGAGAGCAACGGCTGGCAATATTTCTGGTCGGTACAGCATGACATCGAAGGGCTGATAGAACTGACCGGAGGGAATGAACGCTTTGTCCAGAAACTGGACAGCATGTTCACTTTCCACCCTACCGACACCACCAAGCTCCCGCTGTTCAGCACCGGCATGATCGGGCAATACGCACATGGCAACGAACCCAGCCACCACGTGGCATACTTATACAACAAGGTGGGAGAACCCTGGAAAACCCAACAATATGCCAGCCAAATCATGCACACATTATACACCAACACTCCGGCAGGCTTATGCGGCAATGAAGACTGCGGGCAGATGTCGGCATGGTATGTGCTGAGCGCAATGGGATTTTATCCGGTAAATCCGGTTTCGCAAACATACGAAATCGGAAGCCCGCTCTTTCAAAAATTATCATTATCTTTGCCGGGCGGTAAAACATTTACTGTCATCGCGCACAACGTAAGTCCTGAAAACTGTTACATCCAGTCTATCCGGCTGAACGGCAAACCTTACGACAAAAGCTACATCACGCATAGCCAGATATTGGAAGGAGCCACGCTGGAAATGGAAATGGGAAACCAGCCGGGACCGAAATGGTATTGATGGCGGCAATGGATTCCACAGGAACGCCTGTCACGTCCCCTGCCTGTCTTGTCACGCCGGATTTGTAATCCGGCGTAACCAAAGAATCGGATTTGCAATCCAGCGTGACAATAAAAAGTACAAATAAATGCCGCAAGAAATATAAAATGTAGAAATCCTGCCTTTTGTGTAAGTGTTTTTACGTTTTCGATTGTTGTTGAGATAGAATTGGTTTAGATATAGGTAAAAAGATGAAAATAAGTTATGAAACCATTATGCATTTCTTCCGTAATGAATGCACGCCCGAAGAAAGACGTGCAGTCATGCAATGGGTGAATGAATCGGAGGAACATAAAGCATTTTTCTTCAAGTGGGAAGAACTTTTCCACTTAGGGAAAATGCATGAGATGTCAGATGAAACGATTCTTCAAGAAGCCGAAAACAAGCTGGAGGCGCGCATCCATACGGAAGAGGAAGGCAAAAGGTTGAAGATATACAGTTTATGGGAAAAAGGGCTTAAATATGCAGCGGCAATCGCTGTAGTGGCTGCCGTAGCGGGACTGGCAGCCTGGTATCTGTCAAGCGGGCAACACCCCGAAATGCTTACCGCCTCTACCGGAAGCGGAGAAACACAGGAACTGGTTTTGCCCGACAACAGCAAAGTATGGCTGAACGAAAATACCACGCTGACCTACCCCAAGAAGTTCGAAAGAGGCAAACGGGAACTGCATTTGAACGGAGAAGCCTATTTTGAAGTAAGCAAGGACAAACACAAACCCTTCCGCGTATGCAGCAAAAGCATGAATGTGCAGGTATTGGGCACCAAGTTCAATTTCCGGAGCATGGATAAAGGGAAAACGGCGGAAGCCTCGTTGATAGAAGGCGAAGTAAGGGTAGAAGGCAACAACAACGAAGGAGCCATCACGCTGACGCCCGGACAGAAAGTGGAGCTGAACCTGAGGACCCGCCAAATGAAAGTATCGCAAACAGACGCCGTCATAGACGCGGTATGGCACGATGGCTTGATACCGCTGGATCAAGCTGACGTATTCCGCATTGCCGATATTCTGGAAAAGCTATACGGCATGGACATCATCCTTGCACCGGACATTGACCGGACAAATACCTATTCGGGCGTACTGCAAAAGAAGGAAACAATAGAAGAAGTATTGAAAATATTACAGAACACCATTCATATCAATTACAAGATATACCAAGGGACTGTATTCATATCATCCGGAAAATAAATGTATTAACTAACTTAAAAATGATATTATGAAAGCAAGACTTTCCGTTATAGCTTATTGCACAGGAGCAGCCCTGATGCTGGCGGCGTGCGCACAGACAGCCACGACGCCTGACTATACGGTGTATGTAAATCCGTTTATCGGAACAGGCGGGCACGGGCATACGTTTCCCGGACCCGTAGTACCTCACGGCATGATCCAGCCCAGCCCGGATACACGTATTGACGGGTGGGACGCCTGCTCGGGCTACTATTACGCAGACTCTACGATAAACGGCTTCTCGCACAACCATGTCAGCGGGACAGGATGTGCCGATTACGGCGACTTCCTCCTGATGCCGACCGTAGGCGAACAGCAGTATAACCCACAAGACTACGTGAGCCAGACCGAGCCATACGCCTCTCCGTTCAGCCACGAAAACGAAACGGCAGAGCCGGGATATTATTCGGTATTCCTTGACCGCTACGGTGTAAAAGCGGAACTGACCTCTACCCCACGCGCCGCCCTGCACCGCTATACGTTCCCTGAAACGACAGATGCGGGCTTTATCCTCGATATGGACTACTCCATCCAATACCAAACTAACCTGGACATGCAGGTGGAAGTGGTCAGCGACACGGAAATCAAAGGCAGCAAGCTCACCAAATACTGGGCATTCGACCAGCAGGCAAGCTTTTACGCCAAATTCTCGAAACCTTTCACTTACACCATCGTGCGCGATACGCTGACCGACGCGAAGGGAAGAGTACAACCGCGCTGCAAGGTATTGCTGAAATTCGAAACCCAGAAAGACGAACAGGTATTGGTGAAAGTAGGCATCTCTACCGTAGACACGGAAGGCGCGAAGAAGAACCTGGAAGCCGAAATACCTGCATGGGACTTCGACAAGGCGCGCAACGATGCCAAAGCGGCGTGGAACACGTGGCTGTCTAAAATCGACATCACCACTGCCAACGAAACCAACAAAGAGATATTCTACACAGCCATGTATCATGCCGCTATCAGCCCGAACCTGTTTACGGATGCAGACGGGCGCCACTGGGGCATGGACATGCAGGCACACCAAGGCAGCGTAAACGAGCCGGTATATACGGTATTCTCCTTATGGGATACGTTCCGTGCGCTTCATCCGCTGCTGACCATCATCGACCCGCAGTTGAACAACGACTTTATCCGCTCGCTGATACTGAAGAGTCAGGAAGGCGGCGTTTTCCCGAAATGGGAACTGGCAGGGAACTATACGGGAACCATGATCGGCTATCATGCCGTGTCGCTCATAGCAGACGCTTATACCAAAGGGATTGCCGACTTCGACTTGCAGGAAGCCTATAAAGCCTGCCTGCGTGTAGCCGAATATGATACGACAGGCATCAAATGCCCGCCTGAGGTATTGCCTTTCCTGATGCCAAAAGCCAAATATTACAAAAACACCCTCGGCTATATCCCTTGCGACCGCGAAAACGAATCGGTTGCCAAGGCATTGGAATATGCGTATGACGACTATTGCATTTCCATCTTGGCAGAAGCGGTAGGCGATTACGAAAACCAAGAGAAATACGCCAAGTTCGCCAAAGCCTATACCCACTATTTCGACCCCTCTACCCGCTTCATGCGCGGTCTGGACTCGAACGGCAACTGGCGCACTCCGTTTAACCCGAAAGCTTCGAACCACCGCAACGACGACTATTGTGAAGGCAACGCCTGGCAATGGCTGTGGTTCGTACCGCAAGATGTAGAAGGATTCGTAGAACTGATGGGCGGCGAGGAAGCTTTCGCGGGCAAACTCGATTCGTTGTTCAACGCCGACTCTACGATTGAAGGAGAACTGGTTTCGGCAGACATCACGGGATTAATCGGCCAATACGCACAAGGCAACGAACCCAGCCACCACGTGATTCACCTGTACAACTACGTGAACCGTCCGTGGAAAACCCAAGAACTGATAGACCGTGTGCTGAAAGAGCAATACCGCAATGAGCCGGACGGACTGTCGGGGAATGAAGACTGCGGACAGATGTCGGCATGGTATATCCTGAACTCCATGGGATTCTACCAAGTATGTCCGGGCAAACCGGTATATTCCATCGGACGCCCGATATTTGACCAAACGGTCATTAACCTGCCCGAAGGAAAGACTTTCACGATTGTAACCAAGAACAATTCGGCTGACAATAAATACATCGAAAGCGCGACGTTAAACGGAAAACCGCTTGACAAGCCGTTCCTGGAACACAAAGCAATCTCTG
The Phocaeicola salanitronis DSM 18170 genome window above contains:
- a CDS encoding SusD/RagB family nutrient-binding outer membrane lipoprotein, whose product is MRSLLNKFLIVSLAVAGTACTGDYLDINSNPYEPNGDEMQADDYILGSAMNGLASCVVSSDVNTTQFTDCLLGGPAGGYLATTNTGFNNTIENFNATDNWTNVFLKSDRIIPVLYTNLTLVENLATQLGNPVPLAIAKIIKVTSMSRVTDAYGPIPYSKIGADGSVTTPYDAQEMVYDTMFVELSDAVKTLQENPEAALSATADYVYSGDLTKWIKFANSMKLRLAMRLLYADRAKAQQWAEDATNEANGGVIETNADNAQWNYFGATENPLYTATRYNNEGDESGGDTHAAADIICYMNGYEDPRRSVYFVESEFDDMPYVGVRRSIDLTSLGSYNHAYSGARIGRNDPIMWMNAAEVAFLRAEARLNNFNVGGGTAQSYYEDGIRLSFEQWGVSGADTYMSNSTSTPTAYNDPTGTNSFATPLSTITVAWDENATTEVKLERIITQKWIANWLLGNEAWADHRRTGYPRLMPATAAGNKSGGTVNSNVGINRIPYPTDEFVSNKENADAAVGILNGESSQGSGDNYSTHVWWDKKPGRENIYAGSSN
- a CDS encoding SusC/RagA family TonB-linked outer membrane protein — protein: MRSKKSCKCSKKLLRALVLSALITVPSQFTAAQLNIALSNAPLGTVIKQIQSQSQYQFFYDDDLADTQVQSVNAQDASVEEVLEQALAGKGIEYRVDENVVYLSKTSSPSTASASVQSDQQADTKTVTGTVVDAAGIPLIGVSVLEVGTTNGSITDLDGNFTVTVPETATLQFSYIGYKTVEMAVAGLTTINLTMEEDSEVLEEVVVTALGIKRAEKALSYNVQQVNSDDITRNKDANFVNSLSGKVAGVNINASSSGVGGISKVVMRGTKSIMQSSNALYVIDGVPMYSATSEGGTGFDSKGATEPIADINPEDIESMSVLTGAAAAALYGSDAANGAIVITTKKGKEGRLSITVNSNTEFQNTFVAPRFQNKYGTGSSLAANDQVRSWGKLLNSSNYTGYDPLSDYLQTGIIGTESVSLSTGTDKNQTYASAAAVNSRGVVPNNKYARYNFTFRNTTKFLNDKMTLDVGASYIIQKDQNMVNQGPYNNPIVGAYLFPRGNDWEDIKMYERYDPVRKLNTQYWPVGDAGMVMQNPYWVNYRQLRNNNKDRYMLNASLNYQILDWLSVSGRVRWDSSTNDYTEKYYAGTNTQMTESSTRGLYTIAKSTDKQLYADFLVNINKTFGEDWSLSANIGTSFTDMRSDVLEVRGPIADENFTGEQPGLANVFNVQNLSKTRTRPLQTGWREQTQSIFASAEVGYKSTYYLTLTGRNDWPSQLAGPNSTSKSFFYPSVGVSALLSELMPNVNKDYLSYLKVRGSFASVGTAFQRYIANPLYEWNSSSGQWNNTTQYPVYNLKPERTKSWEAGLTIRFFKDFNLDLTYYNTVTENQTFNPELGVSGYSNLYIQTGAVRNSGIELALGYEKTWNKFTWSSNYTFSTNKNKILELADNAINPATGEQFSISTLDMGGLGSAVFLLREGGSMGDVYSNRQLKRDVNGDIYVDANGNLTAETIANSDDYIKLGSVLPKANMAWRNDFTWGNFRFGFMISARLGGVVFSRTQAVLDDYGVSEASADARDQGYVLVNGTDQVNPEAWYRAIGSGDAVAQYYTYSATNVRLQEASIGYTFPRKMLGDVCDLSISLVGRNLWMLYCKAPFDPENVASTNNFYQGIDYFMMPSTRNIGCSVTLKF
- a CDS encoding RNA polymerase sigma-70 factor is translated as MTEEFEKTYKALFRRYYPGLLFYAARLVGEADAEDIVQDVFVEIWRRQDTVELGDQIQSFLYRSVYTKSLNLLKHRAVAENYNAEEVEFYQKKIDYYQPDHADVISRIENQELRAELRRAINGLPDKCQEVFKLSYLHEMKNKDIADVMGISLRTVEAHMYKALKFLRERLKGLRF
- a CDS encoding GH92 family glycosyl hydrolase, producing MKLKATPIYAFLFALAACSTPPQPSEEDLTQYVNPFIGTDFTGNTYPGAQVPFGMVQLSPDNGLPGWDRIAGYFYPDSTIAGFSHTHLLGTGAGDLYDISFMPVTLPYKEAEAPLGIHSKFSHENEEAYAGYYRVKLDDYDINVELTATERCGVQRYTFPKAESAIILNLAKSMNWDATQDTYIEAVDSVTVRGYRYSNGWARNQKVYFCTRFSRPFAQMKVDTVNVPREDKGYDRGLIVRFEYPTQEGEQITLATAISGTGMEGALKNLQAEAPDNDFDTYLQKAKAAWNKELSKIKIETDDADTRTVFYTALYHSMLAPTIYSDVDGLYYGPDGENHQADGWTNYSTFSLWDTYRAAHPLFTLTQPERTNDMVKSLIAFYEQNGRLPVWNFYGSETDMMIGYHAVAVIADAYLKGIGDFDAEKALEACVKTANIDEYRGIGVYKQKGYIPYDMHDPYNNDGWSLSKTLEYAFDDYCIAKMAEKMGKADLANEFYARSQNYRNVYNPATSFMQPRDTKGGFIPDFDAEDYTPNICESNGWQYFWSVQHDIEGLIELTGGNERFVQKLDSMFTFHPTDTTKLPLFSTGMIGQYAHGNEPSHHVAYLYNKVGEPWKTQQYASQIMHTLYTNTPAGLCGNEDCGQMSAWYVLSAMGFYPVNPVSQTYEIGSPLFQKLSLSLPGGKTFTVIAHNVSPENCYIQSIRLNGKPYDKSYITHSQILEGATLEMEMGNQPGPKWY
- a CDS encoding FecR family protein, producing the protein MKISYETIMHFFRNECTPEERRAVMQWVNESEEHKAFFFKWEELFHLGKMHEMSDETILQEAENKLEARIHTEEEGKRLKIYSLWEKGLKYAAAIAVVAAVAGLAAWYLSSGQHPEMLTASTGSGETQELVLPDNSKVWLNENTTLTYPKKFERGKRELHLNGEAYFEVSKDKHKPFRVCSKSMNVQVLGTKFNFRSMDKGKTAEASLIEGEVRVEGNNNEGAITLTPGQKVELNLRTRQMKVSQTDAVIDAVWHDGLIPLDQADVFRIADILEKLYGMDIILAPDIDRTNTYSGVLQKKETIEEVLKILQNTIHINYKIYQGTVFISSGK
- a CDS encoding GH92 family glycosyl hydrolase produces the protein MKARLSVIAYCTGAALMLAACAQTATTPDYTVYVNPFIGTGGHGHTFPGPVVPHGMIQPSPDTRIDGWDACSGYYYADSTINGFSHNHVSGTGCADYGDFLLMPTVGEQQYNPQDYVSQTEPYASPFSHENETAEPGYYSVFLDRYGVKAELTSTPRAALHRYTFPETTDAGFILDMDYSIQYQTNLDMQVEVVSDTEIKGSKLTKYWAFDQQASFYAKFSKPFTYTIVRDTLTDAKGRVQPRCKVLLKFETQKDEQVLVKVGISTVDTEGAKKNLEAEIPAWDFDKARNDAKAAWNTWLSKIDITTANETNKEIFYTAMYHAAISPNLFTDADGRHWGMDMQAHQGSVNEPVYTVFSLWDTFRALHPLLTIIDPQLNNDFIRSLILKSQEGGVFPKWELAGNYTGTMIGYHAVSLIADAYTKGIADFDLQEAYKACLRVAEYDTTGIKCPPEVLPFLMPKAKYYKNTLGYIPCDRENESVAKALEYAYDDYCISILAEAVGDYENQEKYAKFAKAYTHYFDPSTRFMRGLDSNGNWRTPFNPKASNHRNDDYCEGNAWQWLWFVPQDVEGFVELMGGEEAFAGKLDSLFNADSTIEGELVSADITGLIGQYAQGNEPSHHVIHLYNYVNRPWKTQELIDRVLKEQYRNEPDGLSGNEDCGQMSAWYILNSMGFYQVCPGKPVYSIGRPIFDQTVINLPEGKTFTIVTKNNSADNKYIESATLNGKPLDKPFLEHKAISAGGVLEITMTNQPTKWGV